In a single window of the Notamacropus eugenii isolate mMacEug1 chromosome 4, mMacEug1.pri_v2, whole genome shotgun sequence genome:
- the LOC140500933 gene encoding glyoxylate/hydroxypyruvate reductase B-like, whose protein sequence is MQDQNLPDVLLNAFEGQYSLSEDHVRDLKKHFNLISMQEFLENKTYFSQKIQAIYIWEGKPHIDLELLQSLPNLKIIVSPGAGLDHLDLDMIASFGVKVANTPHAVTNSTADLGIALLLASARRILEGNEVATSPNTKYFTFNGMGQEVTGSTLGIIGMGKIGYKVAQRAKGFEMKILYHNRNRRTVEEEQTVGAHYCAMLDELLQHSDFVLLALPLSHETHMMIGKRELGLMKPTATLINIGRGQLVDQDALVEALQTGIIKAAGLDVTYPEPLPRSHPLLKLKNVILTPHMGGRTHQSVHRMKENMVENLLAALSGLPVPNEVYLK, encoded by the exons ATGCAAGATCAAAATCTACCTGATGTTTTGTTAAATGCTTTTGAAGGACAGTATAGTTTGAGTGAAGATCATGTAAGAGATCTTAAGAAacattttaatcttatctccaTGCAAGAATTTcttgaaaacaaaacatatttcagTCAAAAGATACAAGCTATATATATTTGGGAAGGAAAACCACATATTGACCTGGAGCTGCTTCAGAGTTTGCCTAATTTGAAGATTATTGTAAGCCCAGGAGCAGGCCTGGATCATCTGGACTTGGACATGATTGCCAGCTTTGGGGTGAAAGTGGCCAACACTCCACATGCTGTTACTAACAGCACTGCAGATTTGGGAATTGCCTTACTTCTGGCATCAGCCCGGAGAATATTAGAAG GGAATGAGGTAGCTACTTCACCAAACactaaatattttacttttaacgGGATGGGACAAGAAGTGACTGGATCTACTCTGGGAATCATAGGTATGGGCAAGATTGGCTATAAGGTTGCTCAGCGAGCCAAAGGATTTGAAATGAAGATTCTGTATCACAACAGGAATCGCAG GACAGTGGAAGAGGAACAAACAGTTGGGGCCCATTACTGTGCAATGTTGGATGAGTTGCTGCAGCATTCAGACTTTGTATTGCTGGCGCTCCCTTTGAGCCATGAGACTCATATGATGATTGGAAAGAGGGAACTAGGCCTAATGAAGCCCACTGCTACTCTTATAAACATTGGCAGAG GTCAATTGGTTGATCAAGATGCCCTAGTTGAAGCTCTTCAGACTGGGATTATTAAAGCTGCAGGACTGGATGTGACTTATCCTGAACCCCTGCCCAg ATCACATCCTTTATTAAAGTTAAAGAATGTTATTTTAACACCTCATATGGGAGGCAGAACTCATCAAAGTGTACATCGCATGAAGGAAAATATGGTTGAAAATCTTCTGGCTGCTCTCAGTGGTCTTCCTGTTCCTAATGAAGTATATCTTAAATGA